From one Brachypodium distachyon strain Bd21 chromosome 4, Brachypodium_distachyon_v3.0, whole genome shotgun sequence genomic stretch:
- the LOC100845417 gene encoding cellulose synthase-like protein D4, with the protein MSRRLSLPAASPVTVTLSPGRGGGGSPGDGVVRRGSALTSPVPRHSIGSSSSTATLQVSPVRRSGGSRYLGASRDADASAEFVHYTVHIPPTPDRNAASTDAPPPPVAASEEDRPQRSHVSATIFTGGLNCATRGHVLSSSVDGGGARPAASLNMCCKMRGCDMPAFLDAGRPPCDCGFMICQECYMDCLAAAAGNGNCPGCKEAYSAGSDTDDADSADEDEDVSSSEERDQMPMTSMAKQRFSMVHSIKMPTPSGNGKPGEFDHARWLFETKGTYGYGNALWPKNNGHGAAAAGATSGFVGIEEPPNFGARCRRPLTRKTSVSQAILSPYRMLIAIRLVALGFFLAWRIRHPNPEAMWLWALSVTCEVWFALSWLLDSLPKLCPVTRACDLAVLADRFESPNARNPKGRSDLPGIDVFVSTADPDKEPPLVTANTVLSILAADYPVEKLACYVSDDGGALLSFEALAETASFARVWVPFCRKHGVEPRSPEAYFGQKRDFLKNKVRLDFVRERRKVKREYDEFKVRVNSLPEAIRRRSDAYNAGEELRARRRQQEDAMAAAGASLGTTVRLEETAAVKATWMSDGSQWPGTWLAGAPDHSRGDHAGIIQAMLAPPTSEPVLGGEPGELIDTTGVDIRLPMLVYVSREKRPGYDHNKKAGAMNALVRTSAIMSNGPFILNLDCDHYVHNSAALREGMCFMLDRGGDRVCYVQFPQRFEGIDPNDRYANHNLVFFDVAMRAMDGLQGPMYVGTGCVFRRTALYGFSPPRATEHHGWLGRRKIKLFLRRKPTMGKKTDRENNNEHEVMLPPIEDDDHNQLGDIESSALMPKRFGGSATFVSSIPVAEYQGRLLQDMPGVHHGRPAGALAVPREPLDADTVSEAIGVISCFYEDKTEWGRRIGWIYGSVTEDVVTGYRMHNRGWRSVYCAATTARRDAFRGTAPINLTDRLHQVLRWATGSVEIFFSRNNAIFASPRMKLLQRVAYFNVGMYPFTSVFLLVYCVLPAVSLFTGKFIVSHLNATFLVFLLVITITLCLLALLEIKWSGITLHEWWRNEQFWVIGGTSAHPAAVLQGLLKVVAGVDISFTLTSKPGGADDGDDDSFAELYEVRWSFLMVPPVTIMMVNALAMAVATARTLYSEFPQWSKLLGGAFFSFWVLCHLYPFAKGLLGRRGRVPTIVFVWSGLICMILSLLWVYISPPAGVREGIGGFSFP; encoded by the exons atGTCGCGGCGGCTGTCGTTGCCGGCGGCTTCGCCGGTGACGGTGACGTTGTCGCCGGGCCGTGGTGGCGGGGGGAGCCCCGGTGATGGGGTGGTGAGGAGGGGGTCCGCGCTCACGAGCCCCGTGCCCAGACACTCCATTGGATCATCGTCTTCCACGGCGACGTTGCAGGTCTCGCCGGTGCGCCGGagcgggggcagccggtaCCTGGGCGCGTCGAGGGATGCCGACGCGAGCGCCGAGTTCGTGCACTACACCGTGCACATCCCGCCGACGCCGGACAGGAACGCGGCGTCAacggacgcgccgccgccgcccgtcgccgcgTCCGAAGAGGACCGGCCGCAGAGGAGCCACGTGTCCGCCACCATCTTCACCGGCGGGCTCaactgcgcgacgcgcggccACGTGCTCAGCAGCtccgtcgacggcggcggcgctcgcccGGCCGCGTCCTTGAACATGTGCTGCAAGATGCGCGGCTGCGACATGCCGGCGTTCCTCGACGCCGGGCGCCCGCCCTGCGACTGCGGGTTCATGATCTGCCAGGAGTGCTACATGGAttgcctcgccgccgccgccggtaacGGCAACTGCCCCGGCTGCAAGGAGGCCTACTCCGCCGGCAGCGACACCGACGACGCCGACTCTGctgacgaggacgaggacgtgTCCTCGTCCGAGGAGAGGGACCAGATGCCCATGACGTCCATGGCGAAGCAGCGCTTCTCCATGGTGCACTCCATCAAGATGCCCACGCCCAGCGGCAACGGCAAGCCGGGCGAGTTCGACCACGCCCGCTGGCTCTTCGAGACCAAGGGCACCTACGGCTACGGCAACGCTCTCTGGCCCAAGAACaacggccatggcgccgccgccgccggtgccaccAGCGGCTTCGTCGGCATCGAGGAGCCGCCCAATTTCggcgcccgctgccgccgccccctgACCAGGAAGACCAGCGTCTCCCAGGCCATCCTCAGCCCTTACAG GATGCTGATCGCGATCCGGCTGGTGGCGTTGGGCTTCTTCCTGGCGTGGCGGATCCGGCACCCGAACCCGGAGGCGATGTGGCTGTGGGCGCTGTCCGTGACGTGCGAGGTCTGGTTCGCGCTCTCATGGCTGCTCGACAGCCTCCCCAAGCTCTGCCCCGTGACCCGCGCCTGCGACCTCGCCGTGCTCGCCGACCGCTTCGAGTCCCCCAACGCCCGCAACCCCAAGGGCCGCTCCGACCTGCCAGGGATCGACGTCTTCGTCTCCACCGCCGACCCGGACAAGGAGCCCCCCCTCGTCACCGCCAACACCGTGCTCTccatcctcgccgccgactACCCCGTCGAGAAGCTCGCCTGCTACGTctccgacgacggcggcgctcTGCTCTCCTTCGAGGCGCTCGCCGAGACCGCCAGCTTCGCGCGCGTCTGGGTGCCCTTCTGCCGGAAGCACGGCGTCGAGCCGCGCTCGCCTGAGGCCTACTTCGGGCAGAAGCGGGATTTTCTGAAGAACAAGGTGCGGCTGGACTTTGTCCGCGAGAGGAGGAAGGTCAAGAGGGAGTACGACGAGTTCAAGGTGAGGGTCAACTCGCTCCCAGAGGCCATCCGCCGGCGCTCCGACGCCTACAacgccggcgaggagctccGCGCCAGGAGAAGGCAGCAGGAGGatgccatggccgccgccggcgcctcgcTGGGCACCACCGTCCGGTTGGAAGAGACCGCGGCCGTGAAGGCGACGTGGATGTCTGATGGCTCCCAGTGGCCCGGCACCTggctcgccggcgcccccgaCCACTCCCGCGGCGACCACGCAGGCATCATCCAG GCTATGCtggcgccgccgacgtcggAGCCGGTGCTGGGCGGGGAGCCGGGGGAGCTGATCGACACGACGGGGGTGGACATCCGGCTGCCGATGCTCGTCTACGTGTCCAGGGAGAAGCGGCCGGGGTACGACCACAACAAGAAGGCGGGCGCCATGAACGCGCTGGTCCGGACGAGCGCCATCATGTCCAACGGGCCCTTCATCCTCAACCTGGACTGCGACCACTACGTGCACAACTCGGCGGCGCTCCGGGAAGGGATGTGCTTCATGCTGgaccgcggcggcgaccgcgTCTGCTACGTGCAGTTCCCGCAGCGCTTCGAAGGGATCGACCCAAACGACCGCTACGCCAACCACAACCTCGTCTTCTTCGACGTGGCCATGCGCGCCATGGACGGGCTCCAGGGCCCCATGTACGTCGGCACCGGCTGCGTCTTCCGCCGCACCGCGCTCTACGGCTTcagcccgccgcgcgccaccgAGCACCATGGCTGGCTCGGCAGGAGGAAGATCAAGCTGTTCCTCAGGAGGAAGCCCAccatggggaagaagacggaCAGGGAGAACAACAACGAGCACGAGGTGATGCTGCCGCCGATCGAGGACGACGACCACAACCAGCTCGGCGACATCGAGTCCTCGGCGCTGATGCCGAAGCGGTTCGGCGGCTCGGCGACGTTCGTGTCGTCGATCCCCGTGGCGGAGTACCAGGGGAGGCTGCTCCAGGACATGCCCGGCGTGCACCATggcaggccggccggcgcgctCGCCGTGCCCCGGGAGCCGCTGGACGCGGACACGGTCTCCGAGGCCATCGGCGTGATCTCGTGCTTCTACGAGGACAAGACGGAGTGGGGGCGGCGCATCGGGTGGATCTATGGGTCCGTGACGGAGGACGTGGTGACGGGCTACCGGATGCACAACCGCGGGTGGCGCTCCGTGTACTGTGCGGCGACGACGGCTCGCCGGGACGCCTTCCGCGGCACGGCGCCCATCAACCTCACCGACAGGCTCCACCAGGTGCTCCGCTGGGCCACGGGCTCAGTcgagatcttcttctcccggaACAACGCCATCTTCGCGTCCCCCAGGATGAAGCTCCTGCAGCGGGTCGCCTACTTCAACGTCGGCATGTACCCGTTCACCTCGGTGTTCCTCCTCGTCTACTGCGTGCTCCCGGCCGTGTCGCTCTTCACCGGCAAGTTCATCGTCAGCCACCTCAACGCAACCTTCCTGGTGTTCCTGCTCGTCATCACCATCACGCTCTGCCTGCTGGCGCTGCTGGAGATCAAGTGGTCCGGGATCACGCTGCACGAGTGGTGGCGCAACGAGCAGTTCTGGGTCATCGGCGGCACCAGCGCACACCCGGCCGCCGTGCTGCAGGGGCTCCTCAAGGTCGTCGCCGGGGTCGACATCTCATTCACGCTCACGTCCAAGCCCGGCGGTGCCGACGACGGTGACGACGACTCCTTCGCCGAGCTCTACGAGGTCAGGTGGAGCTTCCTCATGGTGCCGCCCGTGACCATCATGATGGTGAACGCCCTGGCCATGGCCGTGGCGACTGCGAGGACGCTGTACAGCGAGTTCCCGCAGTGGAGCAAGCTGCTGGGCGGCGCCTTCTTCAGCTTCTGGGTGCTCTGCCACCTCTACCCGTTCGCCAAGGGCCTCCTGGGACGCCGGGGGCGCGTGCCGACCATCGTCTTCGTCTGGTCCGGGCTCATCTGCATGATCCTGTCCCTGCTCTGGGTCTACATCAGCCCGCCCGCCGGCGTCAGGGAGGGCATCGGCGGCTTCAGCTTCCCCTAG